The proteins below are encoded in one region of Aphelocoma coerulescens isolate FSJ_1873_10779 chromosome 4, UR_Acoe_1.0, whole genome shotgun sequence:
- the MED28 gene encoding mediator of RNA polymerase II transcription subunit 28, whose translation MAGALGGMFGSQAPGPPPPGPPGPPGLIPPPAGPRNPNNTLVDELEASFEACFASLVSQDYVNGTDQEEIRTGVDQCIQKFLDVARQTECFFLQKRLQLSVQKPEQVIKEDVSELRNELQRKEALIQKHLSKLRHWQQVLEDISVQHKKPAEMPQGPLAYLEQASANIPAPMKQT comes from the exons ATGGCGGGCGCGCTGGGCGGAATGTTCGGCTCCCAGGctccggggccgccgccgccggggccgcccggCCCGCCCGGCCTCATCCCGCCGCCCGCGGGGCCGCGCAACCCCAACAACACGCTGGTGGACGAGCTGGAGGCGTCCTTCGAG GCCTGCTTCGCCTCGCTGGTGAGCCAGGACTACGTGAACGGCACGGACCAGGAGGAGATCCGCACCG GTGTTGATCAGTGCATCCAAAAGTTTCTGGATGTTGCAAGACAAACTGAATGCTTTTTTCTACAAAAAAGACTGCAGCTATCAGTCCAGAAACCAGAACAAGTAATTAAAGAG GATGTTTCAGAATTAAGAAATGAATTGCAGAGAAAAGAAGCATTAATTCAGAAGCATTTGAGTAAACTGCGACACTGGCAACAGGTCCTGGAAGACATCAGTGTGCAGCACAAAAAGCCTGCAGAAATGCCTCAAGGTCCATTAGCTTACCTAGAACAAGCATCTGCCAATATTCCTGCTCCAATGAAGCAAACATAA
- the LAP3 gene encoding cytosol aminopeptidase — MLLPCVRSVAARRLARDAPRACSCSPRGPSPRGHSRGPAGKGLVLGVYSSEKDDGAAQFTSAGDAFDRLLSGKLRALLSLCGPPLKKGKTRIFHGLHQDFPSVVVVGLGKKNAGINEQENWNEGKENIRTAVAVGCRQLQDLEIPCVEVDPCGDAQAAAEGAVLGLHEYSELKQKKKPVVTPQLHGSAESEAWQKGVIYAEGQNLARYLMEAPANYITPIKFAEHIEQKLRSFSNVKVHIRPESWITTQEMGAFLSVAKGSAEPPIFLEIHYSGGADTNDSPLVFVGKGVTFDSGGISLKPSSGMDAMRADMGGAATVCSAIVTAAALNLPLNIIGLAPLCENMPSGKANKPGDVVRAKNGKTIQVDNTDAEGRLLLADALCYAHSFNARAIVNAATLTGAMDVALGSAATGVFTNSSWLWTHLYEASILTGDRVWRMPLFEHYTKQVTDCPLADVSNIGKYSRAGGACTAAAFLKEFVTASHWAHLDIAGVMSNKDEVPYLRKGMAGRPTRTLVEFAARLSQDSHNAK; from the exons ATGCTGCTGCCCTGCGTGCGGAGCGTGGCTGCGCGCCGCCTCGCCCGGGACGCGCCCCGCGCCTGCAGCTGCTCGCCGCGGGGCCCCTCGCCGCGGGGCCACAGCCGCGGGCCGGCCGGGAAG GGTCTTGTTCTGGGAGTCTACTCTAGTGAAAAGGATGATGGTGCTGCCCAATTCACTAGTGCAGGAGATGCTTTTGATAGGCTTCTGTCCGGAAAGCTGAGAGCACTTCTGTCCCT ATGTGGGCCACCTTTGAAGAAAGGCAAAACACGCATATTTCATGGTTTGCATCAG GACTTTCCAAGTGTGGTGGTAGTTGGCTTGGGTAAGAAGAATGCTGGAATAAATGAACAAGAAAACTGGAATGAAGGCAAAGAAAATATTCGTACAGCTGTTGCAG ttggctgcaggcagctccagGACCTGGAGATTCCTTGTGTGGAAGTAGATCCCTGCGGAGATGCgcaagcagctgcagaaggtgCTGTCCTTGGATTGCATGAATATAGTGAGctgaagcaaaaaaagaagCCTGTAGTTACTCCTCAGCTACATGGAAG TGCTGAAAGTGAAGCCTGGCAAAAAGGTGTTATCTACGCTGAGGGACAGAACCTTGCTCGGTACCTTATGGAGGCTCCAGCTAATTATATAACCCCCATCAAATTTGCTGAACATATTGAACAGAAGCTCAGAAGTTTCAGCAATGTAAAGGTCCACATAAG ACCGGAGTCTTGGATAACAACACAAGAGATGGGAGCATTCCTGAGTGTAGCTAAGGGTTCAGCTGAACCTCCCATCTTTCTGGAGATTCACTATTCAGGGGGTGCTGATACAAATGACTCCCCGTTGGTATTTGTAGGAAAAGGAGTTACATTTGACAG CGGTGGCATTTCACTGAAGCCATCATCGGGTATGGATGCAATGAGAGCAGATATGGGAGGGGCAGCAACTGTCTGTTCAGCCATtgtgacagcagcagctctaaATCTACCTCTCAACATAATTG GTTTGGCACCCCTCTGTGAAAATATGCCCAGTGGTAAGGCAAACAAGCCTGGGGATGTAGTTAGAGCCAAGAATGGAAAAACAATACAG GTAGATAACACAGATGCAGAAGGAAGACTGCTCTTAGCTGATGCTCTCTGTTACGCCCACAGTTTTAATGCAAGGGCGATTGTGAATGCTGCAACATTAACAG GTGCCATGGATGTTGCATTGGGATCTGCTGCAACTGGAGTGTTCACAAATTCATCTTGGCTTTGGACTCACCTCTATGAG gccAGCATTTTGACAGGGGACAGAGTTTGGAGGATGCCTCTTTTTGAACATTACACAAAACAAGTAACAGACTGTCCTCTTGCAGATGTGAGTAACATTGGAAAGTACAGCAG AGCTGGAGGAGCATGCACAGCTGCTGCATTCCTGAAGGAATTTGTGACTGCCTCTCACTGGGCTCATTTGGATATAGCTGGGGTGATGTCGAATAAAGATGAGGTGCCCTATCTTCGGAAGGGCATGGCAGGGCGACCCACGAGAACGCTTGTAGAGTTTGCAGCTCGATTAAGTCAAGATAGTCACAATGCCAAATAA